The following is a genomic window from Paenibacillus sp. FSL R5-0766.
GGCTGAGTGATCATCGATATCATTTGGCAAGATGATTGTATGACGATCCAAGGTCTTCACGACGTCCTGCCAAGTATTCTCACCTTTTAGCGGCAAGACACGGCGCCCCAACATTTGATTGGATACTCCCGGCCCTACTGCTTCTACTATCCCCACACCCTCAAACCCGGGAACAGCTGGTAATCGGGTACGATGCGGGTAAGCTCCTCGAACAGGAATAATATCGGAGGGATTAATAGGCCGAGCATACATCCTCACTGCTAATTCACCGGGGCCAGGGGGTATCACATCTTTTTCTTCCATACATAACACTTCGCTTGGTTCGCCAAAACGATAATAACGGATTACCCTAGCTTTCATTGGTACATCTCCTAAAATAATTTTGCTAAAATAGCCTAGCTAAAATATTGAATATATTGACTGAGTGTATAACAATAATATCACTGGTAAATTATTTCATAAACGACTTATTAAGATATAATACAACTTTTTTTCATTAAAATTTGCGATAACTTCTGCTTAGAAAAAAAAGAGCCCCACAAACCTTGATTACCAAGGTCGTGAAGCTCTTTCATCATATCAATTAATGTGCAACAGCATTGTTAAGCATGATCCAGATCGAACCAATTACGATGGTCATCATAATCAGTAAACCGAAAATAAGGGCCATGACATTCCAGCGTGGTTTCTCTGTTTCACGGATATGCATGAAGAAGAAGAGTTGAACCACAAACTGAAGTGCTGCCGTGCCAAGAACAACAATGAGTGTTCCTGTTCTTTCCATCATATCATTGAGAACCACCACAAGTGGAATGATTGTCAGAACGACGGACAGAATGAAGCCGATGACATAAGACTTCAGTGAACCATGTTGCTCATGACCGTGGGAATCATGTGAGTTGTGCTCTGACATCTACATCACCCCCATGAGATAGACGATCGACAGGAGGAAAATCCATACGACGTCCAAGAAGTGCCAGTACAAGCTGATGACGTTAATTTTACCGCGAGTAACATCGGTAATACCACGTTTTTTCAGTTGTAACATAAGTCCAATCATCCAGATCAGACCGAGCGATACGTGAAGTCCGTGAGTTCCTACAAGGGTGAAGAATGCGCCAGAAGCAGCACTCGTTGTAAAGCTGAACCCTTCGTGAATCAACTCAATAAACTCATATACTTCCAGTGCGATAAAGCTTGCACCCAGAACGGCTGTAACAGCCAACCAACTGATTAATTGTTTTACTTTGCCTTGATTCATCGCCAGTACGGCTAGTCCGCTCGTGAATGAACTTGTGAGCAAGATAAACGTTTCGGCAATAACACCAGGCATTTTGATCAATTCAGACAAAATCGGTCCGCCCGCCGTATTGTCACGCAACACAATGAAGGTTGCGAACAATACGGAGAACAGGATAACGTCGGAAATCAGGAAGAACCAGAATCCGAGAATTTTCATTTCCTGTGGATCATGATGTCCATGGTCGTGACCATGTGCATGATTCTCACCGTGCTTAGCGGCTGCTTGAGCCATCTATACCGACCCCCTTAACGACGCTTCGGTACGCTTAATTTCGTCGACCGGAATATAATAATCCGTATCGTATGAGAATGAACGGGCGATCATACAGATCCCTACGCCAGCCAGTCCGAGAATTGCCATCCACAGCCATCCGAAGACAAAGCCGAAACCGGCAATGAACCAGAAGACAGACATGATGAACGGAATTCCAGAGTTCTTCGGCATATGAATCGGCTCAAGCGGTTGCTCTGGCGGATAGATGCCTTTGGCACGACGTTCTTTCTCTTCCCACCACTCATCAATATCATCTCCGCGCGGTGTAACGGCGAAGTTGTATTCAGGAGCTGGTGAAGGAATTGACCACTCCAGCGTACGGCCATCCCATGGATCGGCAGGAGCTTTGAGTGATTTGTATTTGCGAATACCGTCTGCGATTTGCGCAACTTGGAACAGGAATCCGACACCCATCAGGAATGCCCCGATTGTGGATACGAAGTTCAATTCCCACCAGCCAGTATCCCAGCCGTAAGTGCTCAGACGACGTGTCATACCCATCAAGCCGACAGCGTACTGCGGCATGAAGCAGACATAGAAACCAATATTCCAAGTCCAGAATGCCCATTTGCCCAGTTTCTCTTCGAGTTGGAAACCGAACATTTTAGGCCACCAGTAGTACAGACCTGCGAAGTATCCGAAGACAACACCACCGATCAATACTTGGTGGAAGTGGGCAATCAGGAAGTAACTGTTGTGGAACTGGAAGTCAGCAGGAGCAACGGATAACAGAACGCCTGTCATCCCCCCGACAATAAAGCACGGGATAAAGGCAAGTGTCCACATCATCGGAGTCGCCATGCGAATCCTTCCTCGATACATGGTAAACAGCCAGTTGAATATCTTAACCCCTGTTGGAATAGCAATCAACATCGTAGTTACGGCGAAGAATGCATTCACGTCTGCTCCGGAACCCATCGTGAAGAAGTGATGCGCCCATGTGAAGAAGGACAGGAAGCTGATGATCAACATTGCGAATACCATCGACTTGTAGCCAAACAGTTTTTTCCGAGAGAAGGTACTTACAATCTCGGAGAACACACCGAATGCCGGCAAGACGACAATGTATACCTCAGGGTGACCCCACATCCAGATCAAGTTGATATACATCATTGGGTTACCGCCCAGATCAAGTGTGAAGAAATGCGCCCCGGCAAACCTGTCGAGGAATAACAATGCAAGTGTCACGGTCAAGATCGGGAAAGCAAACAAGATAATGATACAAGTGGAGAATACCGACCATGTGAACATCGGCATTTTCATCCATCTCATGCCTGGCGCACGCATTTTAATGATGGTAACCAGGAAGTTAATACCGGTAGCCAAGGAACCGATACCCGATATCTGTATACCCCATATATAGAAGTTCTGTCCTACCCCTGGACTGTGTGACAGCTCCGATAGAGGCGGATAACTTAGCCATCCTGCATCCGGTGAACCACCAATAACGAATGACAGGTTAAACAGCATTGCTCCCAGGAAGAATAACCAGAAGCTCAGTGCATTCAGGAACGGGAACGCAACGTCCCTTGCTCCGATCTGTAATGGCACGATAACGTTAAATAGACCAAACATAAATGGCATCGCCATGAATAAGATCATGATCGTACCGTGAGTTGTGAAGACCTGATTATAATGCTCAGGATTTAGAAATTCATTGTTAGGCATAGCCAGCTGAAGGCGCATCATTAGCGCATCCACACCACCACGGAATAACATGATAATGGAAGCGATGATATACATGATACCGATCTTTTTATGATCGACGGTAGTTAACCAGTTACGCCAGAGCCAGCCCCATTTTTTAAAATAAGTTAGTACCGCTACAATAGTAATCATGGTAATTCCGATAGCTACCATCGCACCATAAATGAGCGGATCACCGGTTACGAAAAACTCCGATGCAAACTCTTTAAGTCCCTCTAACATTGGGGGCCTCCTTTCGAATCTTTAGTTAGCACTCTTGTCCTCGTCTTTATTGGACGTATCAATTGCATTTTGAATGGCTCCAGAAGCTTCACTTGAAGTCCCATGCTTACTGTGAGCACTTTGACCATCTACTACATACTTGGTCACAATATTTTGGAACAATCCTTCTGGGAAGGCAGAATAATAAGCAACATTGCTTGTTCCTGGCTCAGCCAGTGCTTTGTAACCTTCTGTGGTCAATTCTTGGGAACTTTGTTTCACTTCAGCTACCCATTTGTCAAAATCTTCGTCCGATGTAGCATTCACATCAAAACGCATTTCTCCAAAATGCTCACCTGTGAAGTTAGCGCCTGAACCCCAGTACTTGCCTTCATGATCTGCCTGCAGATACAAGGTCATTGCCATACCCGACATCGTATAAATCTGTCCTCCAAGTTGCGGAATCCAGAATGAGTTCATCGGTGAATCCGCAGTGAGTTCAAACTTCACGGGCCGATCTGCCGGAATATTCAGCGTATTGACCGTTGCAATCCCTTGCTCAGGATACATAAACAACCATTTCCAGTCCAGTGAAGACACTTGGATGGTAATTGGTGCTTTTTCGTGAGCCAACGGCTTCGAAGGCTCCAGATCATACGTGTAACGAATCGTTACAATTGCCAGTATTCCAATAATAATAATTGGAACCGTCCACCAGATTGCCTCCGCCTTCGTACTATGAGACCAGTTAGGTTCATAAGCAGCTTTGTTATCCGGCTTATCGCGGTAACGCCATACAATTACGGCAGACAAAATGAGTACTGGCACAATGATGACAGCACACAAAATTGTCGAGATGACAATCAAATCTCTCTGCGAAGCGCCAATTGGTCCCTTCGGATCCAGAACAACGTACTGCCCGCCTGCCAGCATTGGCCAGACAATCAATGCAATTGTAACCAACGTCAGGACAACCGGAATGATAATCCGGGTTAGCGACCTAGGTTTCTTGTTCATTTTGATCCCCTCTCCTTAAATTCGCTCATACTGAAAAATCAGTATACTACTCTCTTCCTACTAAAGATATCAGAAATGAACAACTTTTTTGTTCTTGTTAACAAATTTGTCGATTTTACACCTTAAATGTGTGAATTTTTTCTCACAAATCGCTTGTATGGTTGATATTTGCTTATTGTAATCTTTACACATCAAGTCACAAAATAAAACCCTTTGCAGTCTCGTTGAACAATGTCAACGAATCCGCAAAGGGCTTTATTGACTGGATTCCGGGTACTTATCCAGTCTTATTATGAACGAATAAACGCAGGATTATAATTAATCGGCGCCTTCGTCTTCCCGGCGTGTATGAACAAGGCCAATCGCTTTGGCAATAACGTAAATAAACACACTACCTACAAGGAATCCAATACCAACCATCAAGCCAAGATTACGATCATTAAATTCATTCAGATTGATCAGACACATGATCACTCCCGTAATGAGTGCGACCCATGCCAGAACTGTCATCGTCAAGACGGCGCGCCGCATATTTTTGTCTTTGCGCTCCAATTGGCTAACCATTGCTGTCTTCGATGCCATAGTAAACACTTCCTTTTCCCTTTTTGTAAGTGCTTTCCTTATACCAATATACCACATCAGTATGATTTTTAGTCAACAAATGTTCAAATTTTCTTCGCAAATTAGACACTTTATTTCGATTTCAACTGTTGACAAAATATTTCTCAATTCATTCATACTTCTTATAACCCAAAAAACGTCTCTTCATAACAGGAACTGCACTTGACCTTATGAAACCTTTATGAACTACTCATTTCCAACGGTAAAAATATAAAAAAAGACGGCACATTGGAATACTCCAATGTTACCGTCGTTCTCATCTTGAATAAGGGAACCGTATATAATGAGGACTGCTCTTCCCCTAAAACCTGCCACCCAAACTATTGGGGATTATGTTCGTTCCGTGTCTCCAACCAATTATTCTTGATGACGTTCTGATACCAGTAATAACTCTCCTTCGGCGTTCTCACGAGAGAACGATAGTCCACATGAACAAGACCAAAACGCATACGGTAGCCTTCTGCCCACTCGAAATTATCCATCAGTGACCATGCCATGTACCCTTTCAGGTTAATGCCGTCATTAATGATGCGGTGAATTTGAGCCAAATGCTGCTCATAATATGAAATCCGGCGATCATCGTTAATTTTTCCGTTCTCCAGGTCATCATTGATGCAGGCACCATTCTCTGTGATATATACATCCACATTGCCGTACTTTTGCAAGTAATGCATAAATTCATACAAACCACGTGATTCCACAGGCCAGCCAATATCGGTTTTGGTGAGGCCCATATCAACTTCTTCCGATTGCAGAGCACCTGCCTCCGGATTGAAGCGATTGATCCCCATCGTGTAATAGTTAATGCCGAGCAGATCGATCGGTTGCGAGATAATCTCCATATCACCTTCCTGAATTGGCACAGTAGCCCCCGCTTCTGCAAACCAATCCACCATAAACTGCGGATATGAACCTTTGTAGATTGGATCAAGGAACCAATCGGTATTAAGCGCAATTGATCGGTCACACGCAGCTTGGTCCTCGGCAGATTTGCTGTACGGCTCAGCCCAGCACACGTTCGGAGCAATACCAATCTGACCGGTTGTTCCCAAGCGACGGAAAGATTGAACGGCTTTACCATGAGCAACCAGTAATCCATGTGCCACATTAATAGAAGTTTGCAGGTCTTTGTTTCCTGGCGCATGAATCCCCAGAAGGTTTGAGAGGAACGCGATGCACCATGGTTCGTTGAATGTAAGCCAGAAGTTGATTTTGCCAGAGAATTCTTTGAAGATCACTTCGGCATATTTCACAAAAGCATCCACAGTTCTGCGGTTGCCCCAGCCTCCGTCATCCTCCAGCGTTTGCGGAAGATCCCAGTGATAGAGTGTGAGGAACGGTTCAATTCCAGCCTCGATCAATGCATCCACGAAGCGATGGTAGAAGTCCAGACCTTCCCGATTGATCTCCCCATCTCCGTCAGGAATAATGCGTGGCCAGGCAATGGAGAACCGGTACGTATTAATCCCGAGTTTCTTCATCAGTTCGATGTCTTCCTCGTAACGGTGGTAACTGTCACATGCGACATCCCCATTGTCTCCGTTATATACCTTACCAGGTGTGCGCGCAAACGTATCCCAGATGGATACCCCGCGTCCACCTTCCTGTGCCGCTCCTTCTATTTGATAGGAAGCTGTTGCTGTACCCCAGCGGAAATCTTGCGGAAATTTAAAAATGGTCATGGTTGGCTCCTCCGTCTCATGATGACACGCGGATCGTCTGTCCTGCGGTCATGGTTAAAATAATTACATAATCGCCCTGAGGCGTAAGCTCTGCCTTGGCTTGTTCATGTCCTTCCACGCGTAGCGGATAAGCACTGCGAAGGGTCAGCGACTCACTTCGATCTGCCTTAATAATCGCTGACGCAAGCTTGTTGTCCGTCCACGTTATGGCTACCGTATAACCACCTCTTGCACGAAGCCCTTCAACTCGACCTTGAGTCCAGAGTTCGGGTAGTGCCGGCAACAAATGCAACTCGTTCAAGTGGCTCTGCAATAACATCTCCGCGATCCCGGCCGTGCCTCCAAAATTACCATCGATCTGGAATGGTGGATGGTCATCAAACAGATTTGGATGTGTGGACCGGGCCAGCAACGTGCGCACAAACTGATGTGCCTGGCTGCTATCCAGCAGTCGTGCATACAGGTTGATCAACCATGCACAGCTCCATCCTGTATGCCCGCCACCTTGTGAGATTCGACGTTCAAGCGATACCCGGGCTGCTTCTACCAATTCCGGTGTGTGTACTCGATTGATCTGCTCCCCCGGATACAGCCCATACAGATGGGAGACGTGACGATGCCCTGGCTCGGATTCGGCAAAATCCTTAAACCACTCCAGCAATTGTCCTTCGCTTCCAATTCGGAATGGATAGAGTTTGTCCAGAGCCTCACCCCACCCACTCGCCAATGACTCATCTAGATTCAATTGCTTCGCGGCCTCAATACAGCGGGTGAACAGTTCACGAATTAACGTCATATCCATCGTTGAAGCCATGGATATACTGCGTGCCTCCCCAGCATCTGTGAGAAACTTGTTCTCTGGTGAAGTGGATGGAATCGTAACCAGATAACCATCAGGCCCTTCCACCAGCCAATCGAGACAGAACAGCGCCGCCTCTTTCATGATGGGATACGCACGTTCCTCAAGAAAACGCTGATCACCGGTAAACTGGTAATGCTCCCATAGATGCGAGGTCAACCATACGCCACCCATCGGCCAAAATGCCCAGCTCGCGTCTCCACCTGTAGGCGTGGTGGTTCTCCAGATATCCACGTTATGATGGGCAGTCCATCCACGAGCTCCATACAGAATCCGCGCCGTTCTGCGTCCTGTATCACTGAGATCGGTCAGCATATCAAACAGCGGCTCATGACATTCACTGAGATTGCAGACTTCTGCCGGCCAGTAATTCATCTCTGTGTTGATATTGATTGTGTAATCACTATGCCATGGCGGCTCTACCTGATGGTTCCAGATTCCCTGCAGATTGGCAGGCTGGCTGCCCGGACGCGAACTAGCCATTAACAGATATCTTCCATATTGAAAATAAAGGGCCTCCAGTCCAGGGTCTTGTTGCCCTGCCTGATAAGCCTGCAGCCGCTCATCTGTAGGTAATTCAGCGTTAGCCGATACCCCTAAATCAATAGAGACTCTGTTAAACAACGCGCTATGATCCTGAATATGTCGGTCACGAAGCGCTTCCGCGCCATGTGTGGTCGCTTTGGAGATCATCTTCTTGCATTCCTCTTCCAATACAAGATGATCCTTCACAGGCAAAACATCATAACTTTCAAAGGACGTAGCTGCTGCCAGATAAAACACAACCTGATCAGCCCCCTGAATATGTAACTTGCCTTCCAGATTGGAGACCTTCACCTGATCGCCAGATGCCGCAAATGCTACACGGACAGCATAAGCCGTCCCCCGATCCTCTTCATAGAGGACGGATTCCGGGTGATCTCTGAAGTAATTGGACTCCACATGACTTGGGCACCGACTGAACATGGTTAGAGCATCTCCCGAAGTCTCAACGCGATAAGGATGGGGACTGTCTAGCGTAACACTTACACTCACAGCGCCCTTCTGATCAGCAGTCAATGTGCAGACCATCAGATCATCCGAAGCACTGGAATACACTTCACGTACGTATTGAGTTCCTTCCAATGAGTAGGTTGTGGTAGCAATACCCGATTCCAGATCAAGCTCCCGTTCAAATGCATCATACGAAAGATCATCCAGACCCTCATGGTGCAATAGAAAATGACCCATCGGCTGGTAGGCCTCTACATCACGACCAAGCATTTCACGGTTCAACAAATCCTCAGCTTCACCATACTGCCCAGACATAATCAACTCTCGCGTCTGCTTCAAATACCGCTGGCTGCTGTATTGAATCGTATCCCGTGGAAACCCTGACCATAATGTATCTTCATTGAGCTGAATTCGTTCATCTGCTGCGCCACCGTACACCATGCCTCCAAGACGGCCGTTTCCGATGGGCAATGCTTCTTCCCAGCGTTTTGCCGGTTGTCGATACCATAGACGATTGATTTTAGTTTGGTTATTGTGTTGGGACATGATTAGCTCCTGTTCCTGAATCAGCTGTATATATCTTATGTCGTAAAACGTTTTCGGTAAGTGCTTACAATAATAAAATTATATGTGATTTCAAAATTTGCGTCAATGCAAATCATCACATCATCCACAAAAAAAGGCCCCATATAGGGCCCTTTCTTGTGTAACCATGGTTTGCAGACAATTCGTATTATTTTACGTCTTTTCCTGTCCACAGAGAGACACGTTCCTTAACCCAAACCGTAAATTGTTTCTCCATTTCAACTGCACCCGCTTTGTCCAAATCAGCCAGTAAAGCATCATAGGTTGCATCAAAGTTTGCTGGTGTAGTCAGAACAGCTTCCGGAATCCGTTTACGGATGATATCCTGCGTTTTCTGGAACGTTACCTCATAGTCTGTACCGGAAGGTACGGACATGTTATACGCTGCGCCCCAATCCTTAACTGGCAGATCTTCTTCAGCAGGATAGAACTCTTTCCATGTCGTGATACCATAAGCTTTCAGCGTTTCTTTCTCTGCAGCGGTGTAACCAGCTACAATCTGCTCAGGGAAGTTTGTTGTGTAGTAGTTATCCGTAGAATCTTTTACACCATCACCGTATCTGGCGCTAAATACGTTGTACATCCCAATTCCTGTTTCCTTACTGAAATTGGAGTTGTCATTCGTTTTGCGGTCCTGAACGTCATCTGGAATCACGCGTTTACCATCTTCTACGTTGTAATGTTCACCTTCGATACCCCAGTTTCTCAGAACTTGTCCTTCATCGGAAGCAAGCCAATCCATGAATTTGATGATGCGCACTGGATCTTTGGCCGAAGTAGTAATCCCGATGCCATAACCGTCAAATCCGGCTGGTTGGAACGTGTGATCCACAATTTCATCGTTAAGTGATACAGAGAAGTGAGCGTATGTGGCATCATCCTTGCCCGATGATTTAAGCGCGTTCTCCGCTTCTTGATAGTTCCACTCTTGGTCAATCAGACCGAGGACACGGCCACTGGCAATTTTGGACTTGTATTGGTCATCCTTTTGAACAAATGCATCTTTGTCCAGTAGGCCTTCATTGTACATTTTATTCAACCAGCGGAAATATTCTCTTTCCTCTGGACGTTTGTAGTGCAATTTTGCTTCATATGTTTCAGGGTCAATGTAATATTCCCCATCATCCGGTGCACCTGTTGCCTGGAAAGCTGGATTCGTTACCGTGATCATGATCTTCCAGTCATCTGCATTTAATGTTAATGGAATGGTTGGTTGACCATCAATCGTTGGATGTTTTTCATAATAGGCTCTGAGTACGTTCTCGTAATCCTCAAGTGTTTTCACTTCAGGGTACCCAAGCTCTTTCAATACTCTTTGCTGAATTTCGAATCCACCTGTAGCGTCAAACGTAACATTATCGACACCCATATTGGTTGGAATGGTATAGATCGCTTGATCTTCGAGACTGTATTTCAAGCGGTTCATCTGTTCCCCATAGATTTTTTTCAGATTGGGAGCATGCTCCTCAATCAGATCCGTGAGATCCAGCATCGCGCCTGCATCCACAAGCTTAGATAAGTTACCTTTAGGGTAGATCATATCAGGAAAGTCACCACTGGCAGCCATCAGTGCAATCTTCTGGTTACCACCATCGTTTACATCATACTCTGCTTCAATGGTAACGCCTGTTTGCTCCGTAATCTTTTTACCAACAGCATCTTGCATCTTGTTCCAGGTCGGACTAGCATCCGCCCCGAAGAATGTAACTGTGATCGGTTCGGTTCCGCTGGACTCCGAAGTCTCTTTGGTTCCCGAATTCCCGCAGCCAGCTGTAACCAACATTGCACTTGCGAGCATCAACATTGCAAACGTCTTGGGTGTATTGCCTTTCATTTTGCCTCTCATTGTCTAGTTCCCCCTATTATTTATGAAGGTTTTATCTGTATAACAGGCTTTATGCCTGAGGATACCACTTTTTTTGAATACGCTTTCGAGTTCATTCATTCCGATGTTTTTAGTGAAGTTGACATTTCAATTCTGTAAAAAAAAGATTATTCTGCTAACAGACGTAAAACGTTTTCGGAAATGAAATAAACCGCTTACTGAAAGTGCTTACATGATAGATTATAGGCTATCCATCACCTTACGTCAACAACAAAAAAAGCCCTTTCTCAAGGGCTTTTTTTGCTATGAAAATTCTTAATTTTAATGCTTCGTTTTCAAGCTTATTTCACATCTTTTCCAGTCCACAGGGAGACACGTTCTTTCACCCAAACCGTGTATTGTTTCTCCATTTCTACTGCACCTGCTTTATCAAGTTCAGCCAGGAGACTGTCATACACGCTGTCAAAGTTCTCAGGTTTGGCAAGGATCGCTTCTGGGATCCGTTTGCGGATGATATCCTGTGTTTTCTGGAACGTTACGTTGTAGTCTGTGTCAGAAGGTACAGGCATATTATACGCTGCGCCCCAATCTTTCAATTTCAATTCGTCTTCGGATGGATAGAAATCTTTCCATGTTGTGATACCGTATGCTTTCAACGTTTCCTTCTCAGCTGGAGTGTAGCTTGCTTGGATCTGCTCTGGGAAGTTCGTTGTATAGTAGTTGTCTGTAGAATCTTTTACACCATCACCGTATCTTGCGCTGAAAATATTGTACAACCCAACTCCTGTTTCTTTCGTGAAATTGGAGTTGTCATTTGTTTTACGTTCCTGAACCTCGTCAGGAATCACACGTTTGCCATTTTCTACATTGTAGTGTTCGCCTTCAATACCCCAGTTTCTCAACACTTGGCCTTCATCGGAAGCGAGCCAATCCATGAATTTGATAATCCGTACCGGATCTTTGGCCGAAGTTGTAATCCCGATGCCATAACCGTCAAATCCTGTTGGCTGGAATGTGTGATCCACAATGTCCTTGTTCAGGGACACGGAGAAGTGAGCATATGTGGCTTCGTCCTTACCTGCTGCTTTGAGAGCGTTCTCAGCTTCGCCATAGTTCCAGTCTTGGTCGATCAGACCGAGGACACGGCCACTGGCGATTTTGGATTTGTATTGATCATCTTTTTGAACAAAAGTATCTTTGTCCAGCAGGCCTTCATTGTACATTTTGTTCAACCAGCGGAAGTATTCTTTCTCCTCTGGACGTTTGTAGTGAAGCATCGCTTCATACGTTTCAGGATTAATGTAATATTCCCCATCATCCGGTGCACCTGTTGCCTGGAAGGCCGGGTTCGTTACCGTGATCATGATCTTCCAGTCATCTGCATTGAGTGTCAGTGGAATGGTTGGTTGACCATCAATCGTTGGATGCTTTTCATAATACGCTCTAAGAACGTTTTCGTAATCCTCAAGTGTTTTCACTTCTGGGTATCCCAGTTCTTTCAACACTCTTTGCTGAATTTCGAATCCACCACCTGCATCAAAAGCGACGTTATCTACACCCATGTTGGTTGGAATAGCATAGATCGCTTGATCTTCCAGACTGTATTTCAAACGATTCATCTGATCGCCATATATCTTTTTCAGGTTAGGTGCATGTTCCTCAATCAGGTCAGTCAGGTCCAGCATTGCGCCTGCATCCACCAGCTTCGACAGGTTACCTTTAGGAAAGATAATATCAGGGTAATCACCGCTGGCAGCCATCAAAGGTATCTTTTGGTCGCCACCATTATTCACATCGTATTCTGCTTCAATTGTAACACCTGTTCTTTTGGTAATCTCTTGGCCCACTGCATCTTTCATGTTGTTCCAGCTTGGACTTGCATCTGCACCAAAGAATGTAAAGGTCACTGGACTGGTTGTATCTCCGGAATCAACCGGCTTTTCTGAAGCGTTAGTTCCTCCTCCACTGCCGCTGCATCCTGCTGTAATTGCAAGTGCACTGGCTAACAGAAGCATTGCGAATGTTTTTGGTGTTTTGCCCTTCATGTGTAATCCCCCTTATGGATATTAATGAAGCTGTATATTTGTATAACAGGCTGACCTGCACATACCGTGACCAGATGAAACAAATGTAATTTTCTTGTTTTTATAACATTAGAAGCGTTTTCTTAAAATAAAAAAATGTTCTTCTCTTACCTTATTCCTCTTCATTCCTGCAAGTGTTAACTTTGAGATTCTGGTGTATATCACATGATGTACAAGCAAATGTAAGTGCTTTCATACTTGAATAATAATCGCTCCTATATCCCTTGTCAATAGTGAATTTATAAAATTGAAAACGTTTTTTAGAAAACGTTTTAGATAAAAAAAGAACCCCGATATTCGGGGTTCTTACTCGTTTTAGATCTGCATTGCTAATCGTTTATTTAGCCTCTTCACCGCTCCACAATTGAACACGGTTTTGAACGAGTTCTGTGTATTGTTTCTCCATATCCTCTGCTCCTGCATTGTTCACTTCATCAATCATGCCGTCATAGATGGCATCGAACTGCTCAGGAGTACTCAGAATGGCTTCCGGGATACGTTTCCGGATGATATCCTGTGTTTTCTTGAAGATGACGTTGTAGTTGGAGTCACCTGGTGTTGGCAGATTGTATGCTGCTCCCCATGGTTTGATCGGGAACTCGT
Proteins encoded in this region:
- a CDS encoding ABC transporter substrate-binding protein, with translation MKGKTPKTFAMLLLASALAITAGCSGSGGGTNASEKPVDSGDTTSPVTFTFFGADASPSWNNMKDAVGQEITKRTGVTIEAEYDVNNGGDQKIPLMAASGDYPDIIFPKGNLSKLVDAGAMLDLTDLIEEHAPNLKKIYGDQMNRLKYSLEDQAIYAIPTNMGVDNVAFDAGGGFEIQQRVLKELGYPEVKTLEDYENVLRAYYEKHPTIDGQPTIPLTLNADDWKIMITVTNPAFQATGAPDDGEYYINPETYEAMLHYKRPEEKEYFRWLNKMYNEGLLDKDTFVQKDDQYKSKIASGRVLGLIDQDWNYGEAENALKAAGKDEATYAHFSVSLNKDIVDHTFQPTGFDGYGIGITTSAKDPVRIIKFMDWLASDEGQVLRNWGIEGEHYNVENGKRVIPDEVQERKTNDNSNFTKETGVGLYNIFSARYGDGVKDSTDNYYTTNFPEQIQASYTPAEKETLKAYGITTWKDFYPSEDELKLKDWGAAYNMPVPSDTDYNVTFQKTQDIIRKRIPEAILAKPENFDSVYDSLLAELDKAGAVEMEKQYTVWVKERVSLWTGKDVK
- a CDS encoding ABC transporter substrate-binding protein encodes the protein MKGNTPKTFAMLMLASAMLVTAGCGNSGTKETSESSGTEPITVTFFGADASPTWNKMQDAVGKKITEQTGVTIEAEYDVNDGGNQKIALMAASGDFPDMIYPKGNLSKLVDAGAMLDLTDLIEEHAPNLKKIYGEQMNRLKYSLEDQAIYTIPTNMGVDNVTFDATGGFEIQQRVLKELGYPEVKTLEDYENVLRAYYEKHPTIDGQPTIPLTLNADDWKIMITVTNPAFQATGAPDDGEYYIDPETYEAKLHYKRPEEREYFRWLNKMYNEGLLDKDAFVQKDDQYKSKIASGRVLGLIDQEWNYQEAENALKSSGKDDATYAHFSVSLNDEIVDHTFQPAGFDGYGIGITTSAKDPVRIIKFMDWLASDEGQVLRNWGIEGEHYNVEDGKRVIPDDVQDRKTNDNSNFSKETGIGMYNVFSARYGDGVKDSTDNYYTTNFPEQIVAGYTAAEKETLKAYGITTWKEFYPAEEDLPVKDWGAAYNMSVPSGTDYEVTFQKTQDIIRKRIPEAVLTTPANFDATYDALLADLDKAGAVEMEKQFTVWVKERVSLWTGKDVK
- a CDS encoding glycoside hydrolase family 95 protein: MSQHNNQTKINRLWYRQPAKRWEEALPIGNGRLGGMVYGGAADERIQLNEDTLWSGFPRDTIQYSSQRYLKQTRELIMSGQYGEAEDLLNREMLGRDVEAYQPMGHFLLHHEGLDDLSYDAFERELDLESGIATTTYSLEGTQYVREVYSSASDDLMVCTLTADQKGAVSVSVTLDSPHPYRVETSGDALTMFSRCPSHVESNYFRDHPESVLYEEDRGTAYAVRVAFAASGDQVKVSNLEGKLHIQGADQVVFYLAAATSFESYDVLPVKDHLVLEEECKKMISKATTHGAEALRDRHIQDHSALFNRVSIDLGVSANAELPTDERLQAYQAGQQDPGLEALYFQYGRYLLMASSRPGSQPANLQGIWNHQVEPPWHSDYTININTEMNYWPAEVCNLSECHEPLFDMLTDLSDTGRRTARILYGARGWTAHHNVDIWRTTTPTGGDASWAFWPMGGVWLTSHLWEHYQFTGDQRFLEERAYPIMKEAALFCLDWLVEGPDGYLVTIPSTSPENKFLTDAGEARSISMASTMDMTLIRELFTRCIEAAKQLNLDESLASGWGEALDKLYPFRIGSEGQLLEWFKDFAESEPGHRHVSHLYGLYPGEQINRVHTPELVEAARVSLERRISQGGGHTGWSCAWLINLYARLLDSSQAHQFVRTLLARSTHPNLFDDHPPFQIDGNFGGTAGIAEMLLQSHLNELHLLPALPELWTQGRVEGLRARGGYTVAITWTDNKLASAIIKADRSESLTLRSAYPLRVEGHEQAKAELTPQGDYVIILTMTAGQTIRVSS